In Bacteriovorax stolpii, a single genomic region encodes these proteins:
- a CDS encoding efflux RND transporter permease subunit, which yields MNLIDLSIKRPVFAWVLMFSLIVFGAICVNRMGISQLPDVDFPIINVSITYEGAAPEVVESELIDPIEQRLLNIEGIKEMRSSARQGAGSVTLEFDINRNVDVALQEVQSALSQLRLPQGIDPAVIRKQNPEEDPILIISVFSDANLKDMLAWADNYLLDQIRFLPGVGEVSVGGASERNLRVWIDTKKLERFELTIDDVIAALNSQHVESAAGQFTEGKRELRVRWLGEAAALSEVENIRILRRGGERIFNRNIYIKDVATVEDGLSDIRRLARVNGQEAIGIQVRKQRGTNEVQVADEVIKKFEEIKGNFPKGYNYRVNINFTKSTEATVGLTIEKLWVAALITIVICFLFLGSFQAALNILFSIPTSIVGTFTILYFSGFTLNLFTLLALTLSISIVVDDAIMLLENIVRHYRLGKDSKTAASEGAKEVLPAAVAATLAVVAVFLPVVFMDGIIGKFFFQFGVTMCACVLISLLEAVTITPMRAAALLSTEPEVSKFERYLDEVFHKFGDKYKAVLAKTLEWKWAVVLGSVVFFVVSLVLVSKVRQEFVPLQDQDIIIMQGMTPPGTSLETTSAKAQELEAILKKNENIEGYFTSVGGFGAGSNTSMVFMPISLKLRSERKMGHIQIMEQLREEFKAVKGIRVTLRDNSARNLSSGRQNPIAINLRGPDLKVLEAKSAEFMKRIEDEKIGVDMDTDYRSGIPELILKPNRKAMSDRGVSVETVGAILAAGVGGVRQGKYTFDGKRYDIRFKIKDEQVRTPEDFKHLYVRNQAGNLIPFYELVTIEEGNAIQSISRVNRQRAISVYGNLAPGQSQAKVLDRAKQIAQEILPPSYSFALEGASAGFASSFSSLYYALMIGILVAYLILAVQFDSFIHPVSVLVALPFSVTGALIALWMFNISLNLFSFIGLIVLMGIAKKNSIMLVEFTNQVRNGHMDNRHETPLNALLLACPIRLRPIIMTSVATVAAATPLVLGSGIGVETRIPMGLSIIGGTIISTLLTLFVVPALYLILTPLERSETYVKKVPAEGAPAKNVPSNGHEAL from the coding sequence ATGAACCTTATCGACCTTTCCATTAAACGTCCCGTCTTTGCGTGGGTATTAATGTTCTCACTCATCGTGTTTGGAGCTATCTGTGTTAACCGCATGGGTATTTCACAGCTTCCCGATGTCGACTTCCCGATCATTAACGTTTCGATCACCTATGAAGGCGCCGCTCCTGAGGTTGTAGAAAGTGAACTTATCGATCCAATCGAGCAAAGACTTCTCAACATCGAAGGGATCAAGGAAATGAGATCGAGCGCCCGTCAAGGTGCCGGATCAGTTACCCTTGAATTCGATATCAACAGAAACGTCGACGTTGCTCTTCAAGAAGTCCAGTCGGCCCTTTCGCAGTTAAGACTACCGCAAGGAATTGACCCGGCCGTTATTAGAAAACAAAACCCGGAAGAAGATCCGATTCTTATTATCTCGGTTTTCAGTGATGCGAATTTAAAAGATATGCTCGCTTGGGCCGATAACTACCTGCTTGACCAGATCCGCTTCCTACCAGGAGTTGGAGAGGTTTCAGTTGGTGGAGCTTCTGAGAGAAACCTTCGCGTTTGGATTGATACAAAAAAACTAGAGCGTTTTGAGCTCACCATTGATGATGTTATCGCTGCCTTAAACTCTCAGCACGTTGAAAGTGCTGCCGGCCAGTTCACCGAAGGAAAAAGAGAACTTCGCGTAAGATGGTTAGGTGAAGCTGCCGCTTTAAGTGAAGTGGAAAATATCCGCATTCTTCGCCGTGGTGGAGAGAGAATCTTTAACCGCAATATCTATATTAAAGATGTCGCCACTGTAGAAGACGGTCTTTCAGACATCCGCCGCCTTGCCCGCGTAAACGGACAAGAGGCCATCGGTATCCAGGTCAGAAAGCAGCGTGGAACAAACGAAGTTCAAGTTGCTGATGAAGTTATTAAAAAGTTTGAAGAGATTAAAGGCAATTTTCCTAAAGGATATAACTACCGAGTAAACATTAACTTTACGAAATCAACTGAAGCGACTGTAGGACTTACGATTGAAAAACTTTGGGTAGCTGCCCTTATCACCATCGTGATCTGTTTCCTTTTCTTAGGAAGCTTCCAGGCCGCCCTTAACATTCTCTTCTCAATTCCAACCTCGATTGTAGGGACGTTTACCATCCTCTACTTTTCTGGATTTACTTTAAACCTCTTTACTCTCTTGGCGCTGACACTTTCGATTTCTATCGTCGTCGATGATGCCATCATGTTACTTGAAAACATTGTCCGCCACTACCGCTTAGGAAAAGATTCAAAGACGGCTGCCTCAGAAGGAGCAAAAGAAGTTCTTCCTGCTGCTGTCGCTGCCACTTTAGCAGTTGTTGCCGTATTCCTTCCGGTGGTTTTCATGGACGGGATCATTGGTAAGTTCTTCTTCCAGTTCGGGGTTACAATGTGTGCCTGCGTTCTGATTTCACTTCTTGAGGCCGTAACAATTACGCCAATGCGTGCAGCTGCACTACTGAGCACAGAGCCTGAAGTGTCTAAATTCGAAAGATACCTGGATGAAGTCTTCCATAAGTTTGGAGACAAATATAAAGCTGTTCTGGCAAAGACACTTGAGTGGAAATGGGCCGTTGTTTTAGGCTCTGTTGTCTTCTTCGTTGTCTCGCTGGTTCTCGTCAGTAAAGTCCGCCAGGAATTTGTTCCTTTACAAGACCAGGACATCATCATCATGCAAGGGATGACTCCTCCGGGGACTTCACTTGAAACAACCAGTGCGAAAGCTCAAGAGCTTGAAGCGATCTTAAAGAAAAATGAAAACATCGAAGGATACTTTACCTCGGTGGGTGGTTTCGGTGCCGGATCAAACACGAGTATGGTTTTCATGCCGATCTCTCTGAAACTTAGATCAGAAAGAAAGATGGGTCACATCCAGATTATGGAACAACTCCGCGAAGAGTTTAAGGCCGTAAAAGGTATTCGTGTGACGTTAAGAGATAACTCTGCCAGAAACCTTTCTTCTGGTCGTCAGAACCCGATTGCCATCAACTTGCGTGGACCTGATTTAAAAGTACTGGAAGCAAAATCAGCAGAATTCATGAAGCGCATTGAAGATGAGAAAATCGGTGTGGACATGGACACGGATTACCGCTCAGGGATTCCTGAACTTATCTTAAAACCAAACAGAAAAGCGATGAGTGACCGTGGAGTTTCAGTTGAAACTGTAGGTGCGATTCTCGCTGCCGGTGTTGGTGGAGTGAGACAAGGTAAATACACATTCGATGGAAAGCGCTACGACATCCGCTTTAAAATTAAAGATGAACAAGTGCGCACTCCTGAAGACTTCAAACACTTATACGTAAGAAACCAGGCCGGAAACTTAATTCCTTTCTATGAACTGGTGACGATTGAAGAAGGAAATGCGATCCAAAGTATTTCCCGTGTAAACCGTCAAAGAGCGATCTCTGTCTACGGAAACTTAGCTCCAGGCCAATCGCAGGCAAAAGTTCTTGATCGTGCAAAACAAATTGCGCAGGAAATTCTTCCTCCGTCATATTCATTTGCTCTTGAAGGGGCCTCAGCGGGATTTGCTTCGTCATTTTCAAGTTTATACTACGCCCTGATGATCGGTATCTTAGTTGCCTACCTGATCTTAGCTGTGCAGTTTGACTCTTTCATTCACCCTGTCTCTGTTCTTGTCGCCCTTCCTTTCTCGGTGACAGGGGCCTTGATTGCGCTGTGGATGTTTAACATTTCCCTTAACCTCTTCTCATTTATCGGTCTGATCGTTTTAATGGGGATTGCAAAAAAGAACTCGATCATGCTGGTGGAATTCACTAACCAGGTGAGAAACGGCCACATGGACAACCGCCATGAGACGCCATTAAATGCCCTTCTCCTAGCTTGTCCGATCCGTCTTCGCCCGATTATCATGACGTCGGTTGCGACAGTGGCAGCGGCCACTCCACTTGTTTTAGGTTCAGGAATTGGGGTTGAAACCCGCATTCCGATGGGTCTATCGATTATCGGGGGAACGATTATTTCGACACTTCTAACCCTGTTCGTTGTTCCGGCCCTTTACCTGATTTTAACTCCGCTTGAGCGTTCAGAGACTTACGTAAAGAAAGTCCCAGCTGAAGGCGCTCCAGCGAAAAATGTCCCGTCAAACGGGCATGAAGCGCTTTAA
- a CDS encoding pseudouridine synthase, with translation MNDALYIAFYKPYGILSQFTSDDPKETLGNFNLPKGVYPAGRLDKDSEGLLILSNDGAFIDQLLNPKFDKEKIYWVQVENIPSEDSLNILRKGGIQIQDYKTKPAKVHIIEPQPVMPERDPPVRFRKSIPTCWLEIKISEGKNRQVRRMTASINHPTLRLLRQQVGKYKLGELNPGQWVAIKKSDIL, from the coding sequence ATGAATGACGCTCTTTATATAGCCTTCTACAAACCCTATGGGATCTTAAGTCAGTTCACCTCTGATGACCCTAAAGAGACATTAGGTAACTTTAATCTGCCTAAAGGGGTCTATCCCGCGGGTCGATTGGATAAGGACTCTGAGGGACTTTTAATCCTCAGTAACGACGGGGCCTTTATCGACCAGCTTTTAAATCCTAAATTTGATAAAGAAAAAATTTATTGGGTGCAGGTTGAAAATATTCCGAGTGAAGACTCTTTGAATATTTTGAGAAAAGGCGGCATTCAGATTCAAGATTACAAAACCAAACCGGCCAAAGTTCATATAATTGAGCCGCAACCAGTGATGCCAGAGCGCGATCCTCCAGTGAGATTTAGAAAATCTATTCCGACGTGTTGGTTAGAAATTAAAATCAGTGAAGGAAAAAACCGTCAGGTGCGCCGAATGACAGCGAGTATCAATCACCCGACTCTGCGCCTGCTTCGCCAGCAAGTGGGAAAATATAAGCTCGGAGAACTAAATCCAGGTCAATGGGTGGCCATTAAGAAGAGCGATATTCTCTAA
- a CDS encoding tRNA-uridine aminocarboxypropyltransferase, giving the protein MNKRRSTQGKRCLRCKIHKSLCFCDIIREVPTKTRVSIIMHHRERHLTSNTANLAQLVLPNCQISLRGFPNEPFSIDSLKLNAEESPIYLFPHEDAIELNAHFMEANKDKKFHLIVPDGTWSQAVKTYRREPGLAGIQCVKLPPGEPGRYKLRKSSDENRLSTYEAITRALHILENQEGLKTDMELVFDTMVERVVRGRTAFEN; this is encoded by the coding sequence ATGAACAAGCGTAGATCCACACAAGGCAAGCGCTGCTTACGCTGTAAAATTCACAAGTCATTATGTTTTTGCGACATCATCCGCGAGGTGCCAACTAAGACACGCGTATCGATCATCATGCATCACCGTGAAAGACATCTGACTTCCAACACTGCAAATCTCGCTCAACTTGTTTTACCTAATTGCCAGATCTCTTTGCGTGGTTTTCCCAATGAACCTTTTTCAATAGATTCATTAAAACTAAACGCAGAGGAATCCCCGATCTATCTTTTTCCCCATGAAGATGCGATTGAATTAAACGCTCATTTTATGGAGGCCAATAAAGATAAAAAATTTCATCTGATTGTTCCTGACGGGACATGGTCTCAGGCGGTCAAAACTTACCGTCGTGAACCAGGGCTTGCAGGCATTCAGTGTGTGAAACTTCCACCTGGAGAGCCTGGTCGCTACAAGCTTCGCAAATCAAGTGATGAAAACAGATTATCTACATACGAAGCGATTACACGCGCTCTTCATATTCTGGAAAACCAAGAAGGACTAAAAACCGATATGGAATTGGTCTTTGATACAATGGTTGAAAGAGTTGTCAGAGGAAGAACGGCCTTCGAAAATTAA
- a CDS encoding 1-acylglycerol-3-phosphate O-acyltransferase, producing MLKIIRLTLFAIWVVIAATLGTLRALFKPFDTKSLMLTANLIKHGDKILGLNIIVRNREILLRERPCVFISNHQDNLDIILGSKMIAERIVTIGKRSILFIPFFGIFYWLSGNILINRGNKRSAFGTMDTASRSIKEKNLSIWIMPEGTRSRGRGLLPFKKGPFVTAIKAQVPIVPVAWSNYIQTMDLNKWRAGVVIEEVLEPIQTAGMTLDDVDRLKDHCYQVLKTAIERIDAEAKVLYEQA from the coding sequence ATGTTAAAAATTATTCGACTTACACTTTTTGCCATTTGGGTGGTTATTGCGGCCACACTTGGAACACTTCGCGCTCTTTTTAAACCTTTTGACACAAAAAGTTTGATGCTGACAGCGAACCTGATCAAACACGGGGATAAAATTCTAGGTCTAAATATCATCGTAAGAAACCGCGAGATTTTATTAAGAGAGCGCCCATGTGTATTTATCAGTAATCACCAGGACAACCTGGATATTATTTTAGGCTCTAAAATGATCGCTGAGCGAATTGTGACGATTGGAAAGAGATCGATTCTTTTTATTCCGTTTTTTGGAATTTTCTACTGGCTCTCAGGAAACATCCTGATCAACCGTGGGAACAAAAGAAGCGCCTTCGGGACAATGGATACTGCTTCAAGAAGCATCAAAGAAAAAAATCTTTCAATCTGGATTATGCCAGAAGGAACACGTTCAAGAGGACGTGGACTTCTACCATTTAAAAAAGGTCCTTTTGTTACTGCTATTAAAGCTCAAGTTCCCATCGTTCCAGTTGCCTGGAGTAATTACATTCAGACAATGGATTTAAATAAGTGGCGTGCAGGTGTGGTTATTGAAGAAGTTCTTGAACCGATACAAACTGCAGGCATGACTTTAGATGATGTTGATCGTTTAAAAGATCACTGTTACCAGGTTCTAAAAACGGCCATCGAGCGCATCGATGCTGAAGCTAAAGTTCTTTATGAACAAGCGTAG
- a CDS encoding tyrosine-type recombinase/integrase, which yields MELTTTAQNKDTIPKNPSHLLMEEYLQNLRRLNKSEHTIKNYRADLLKFFQWLEHDQKLKIEKVNGEIIGKYKEFLGNGGQIHQEIVRNPDGSTEKNGGFLNWFKNLIGKAVFKKRTERYLLFFQDAMSVSSRRRHLSSLKNFFEYLKETHEDSSNKFLKNPVKSKIHAITLKEVDVTPTTMITKEDFKKIEEQTFRTNERLILYLLYYGGIRLSELCSLKISNFDKTSRTITFDRKGGYVHTLVIQKDELIFKNLNFYLENTNLVGDFLFQTKEGRPYSSKAMYNKIIKIIERAIPDNQTTTKITPHSFRKACATELYMKSKDLLFVRDYLNHKDAKITQTYIDKRTLSLKTRRYH from the coding sequence TTGGAACTGACGACGACCGCTCAAAATAAAGATACTATCCCTAAAAATCCATCGCATCTTCTGATGGAAGAATACCTGCAAAATCTTCGTCGATTAAACAAATCGGAACACACGATCAAAAACTATAGAGCAGATTTGCTTAAATTTTTTCAGTGGCTGGAGCACGATCAGAAGCTCAAAATTGAAAAAGTTAATGGCGAAATCATCGGGAAATATAAAGAGTTTTTAGGAAATGGGGGCCAAATCCACCAGGAAATCGTCAGAAATCCTGACGGATCAACGGAAAAAAACGGCGGGTTTTTAAATTGGTTTAAAAATCTAATCGGAAAGGCCGTCTTTAAAAAAAGAACCGAAAGATATCTCCTCTTTTTTCAGGACGCCATGAGTGTCTCATCCAGAAGACGCCATTTATCGAGCTTAAAAAACTTTTTTGAGTATTTGAAAGAAACACACGAAGACTCTTCCAATAAATTTTTAAAAAACCCCGTTAAAAGCAAAATCCACGCAATTACTCTTAAGGAAGTCGACGTCACTCCGACGACGATGATCACTAAAGAAGATTTCAAAAAAATTGAAGAGCAAACATTTAGGACAAACGAGCGCCTGATTTTATATCTTTTATACTATGGCGGAATCCGCTTAAGTGAGCTTTGCAGTTTAAAAATTTCAAATTTCGATAAAACATCGCGGACAATCACCTTCGATCGCAAAGGTGGATACGTGCACACATTAGTGATTCAAAAAGATGAATTGATTTTTAAAAATCTCAATTTTTATCTGGAAAACACAAACTTAGTCGGAGATTTTTTATTCCAAACCAAAGAGGGGAGGCCTTACTCTTCCAAAGCGATGTACAACAAGATTATAAAAATCATTGAGCGCGCTATCCCCGACAACCAAACAACGACCAAAATCACACCCCATAGTTTCAGAAAGGCCTGCGCCACTGAGCTCTATATGAAGTCCAAAGATTTATTGTTTGTTCGCGATTATTTAAATCACAAAGACGCAAAAATCACCCAGACTTATATTGATAAGCGCACACTCTCCCTGAAAACGCGTCGTTATCACTAG
- a CDS encoding DedA family protein, whose protein sequence is MSLLDPLLAIATDPLAFFQFFGYWGLAAILFAEVGLFGFFLPGDSLLLTLGLISAKGDIDINVLIPSLLVATILGDHFSYFLGRKFADWTRRNMNKILLEEKHLEMAHQFYLKHGGKTILFCKFIAFVRTFAPFIAGTSKMNYLKFTLYEVAGAVIWVVGIVGGAHYLGKTVDFDITKYFHYFVILLIFLLISPFFLKFFKNKR, encoded by the coding sequence ATGAGTTTATTAGACCCACTTCTAGCGATCGCCACCGATCCTTTAGCATTTTTCCAGTTCTTCGGCTACTGGGGACTGGCCGCAATTTTATTTGCGGAGGTAGGCCTTTTTGGATTTTTCCTACCTGGAGATTCACTACTTTTGACCCTTGGTCTGATCTCGGCCAAAGGGGATATCGATATCAATGTCCTGATTCCATCGCTTCTAGTGGCCACTATCTTAGGGGATCATTTCAGCTACTTCTTGGGCCGCAAATTCGCCGATTGGACCAGAAGAAACATGAATAAAATTCTCCTGGAGGAAAAGCACCTAGAGATGGCCCACCAGTTCTATTTGAAGCATGGCGGGAAGACCATTCTCTTCTGTAAATTTATCGCCTTTGTCCGTACCTTCGCCCCATTCATCGCGGGGACCAGCAAAATGAACTACCTTAAATTCACTCTTTACGAGGTGGCAGGAGCTGTCATCTGGGTAGTGGGAATTGTTGGGGGAGCTCATTACCTTGGTAAAACAGTCGACTTTGACATCACAAAGTACTTCCATTACTTTGTCATTTTGTTGATTTTTTTGCTTATTTCGCCATTTTTCTTAAAATTCTTCAAGAATAAGCGATAA
- a CDS encoding KamA family radical SAM protein encodes MKSPNALKPDLRLTLKDGVHREFRSDDFWRVIPAWKDVSKEEFGDHMWQLKNSIKKVEQVKTVLGELCSEEFYQDMLLGQHKTPMNIRITPYVFALIDWKDPVNDPLRKQFLPIGSQFLEDHPYYEADSLHEDVDAPVPGLTHRYYDKVLFLPTTICPVYCSYCTRSRLIGGSTETVEKETYGVNAARMEAAFEYIRNTPRVEDVVISGGDAFMLTAKQITLIGESLLDIPHIRRIRFATKGIAIFPQKITSDHEWFEALAAVHKKGQAMGKAVFVHTHFSSPKEITIYSKMAMDRLFQAGIIVRNQAVLQEGVNDNINDMVLLIRQMEYMNVQPYYVYIHDMVPGCEHFRTTIAEAVALEKAMRGTTAGFNTPTFVCDAPGGGGKRHIASYEYYDQENGISVWTAPNVKPGEVFFYFDPIRKLSPEAQARWADPKMREQMIADAKKKAGF; translated from the coding sequence ATGAAGAGCCCAAACGCACTTAAACCTGACTTACGACTAACCCTAAAGGATGGTGTCCATCGCGAATTCCGTTCAGATGATTTCTGGAGAGTGATTCCGGCATGGAAAGATGTCTCTAAGGAAGAGTTCGGCGATCATATGTGGCAGCTGAAAAACTCAATTAAAAAAGTAGAGCAGGTAAAAACTGTTTTAGGTGAATTATGTTCAGAAGAGTTTTACCAAGACATGCTTCTTGGACAACATAAGACACCAATGAACATCAGGATCACTCCTTATGTATTCGCGCTGATTGACTGGAAAGACCCGGTTAATGATCCGCTTAGAAAACAATTCCTTCCGATTGGTTCTCAATTCTTAGAAGATCACCCGTACTACGAAGCAGACTCTCTTCACGAAGATGTAGACGCTCCGGTTCCGGGTCTGACTCATAGATACTATGATAAAGTTCTTTTCCTTCCGACGACCATTTGCCCGGTTTACTGTTCATACTGTACGCGTTCACGCTTAATTGGTGGATCGACTGAGACAGTTGAAAAGGAAACATACGGGGTCAATGCCGCGAGAATGGAAGCTGCTTTTGAATACATCAGAAACACTCCACGTGTTGAAGACGTGGTTATCTCTGGTGGTGACGCTTTCATGTTAACTGCAAAACAAATCACACTGATTGGTGAATCACTTTTAGATATCCCACACATCAGACGTATTCGTTTTGCCACAAAAGGGATTGCGATTTTCCCTCAGAAAATCACATCTGATCATGAATGGTTTGAGGCGCTGGCCGCTGTTCATAAAAAAGGTCAAGCGATGGGGAAAGCGGTGTTTGTTCACACTCACTTTTCTTCTCCAAAAGAAATCACGATCTACTCAAAAATGGCGATGGATAGATTATTCCAGGCCGGCATCATCGTAAGAAACCAAGCGGTTCTTCAAGAAGGTGTTAACGATAACATCAACGACATGGTTCTTCTGATCCGTCAGATGGAATACATGAACGTTCAGCCATACTACGTTTATATCCACGATATGGTTCCAGGATGCGAGCACTTTAGGACAACAATTGCTGAAGCTGTCGCTCTGGAAAAAGCAATGCGTGGAACGACTGCAGGATTTAACACACCAACATTCGTGTGTGATGCTCCTGGTGGTGGTGGTAAACGCCATATTGCTTCTTACGAGTATTATGACCAGGAAAACGGGATTTCAGTTTGGACAGCACCAAACGTAAAACCAGGCGAAGTCTTTTTCTATTTCGATCCAATCAGAAAGCTCTCACCAGAAGCTCAAGCTCGCTGGGCCGATCCAAAAATGAGAGAGCAAATGATTGCTGACGCTAAAAAGAAGGCCGGATTCTAA
- a CDS encoding DUF2817 domain-containing protein: protein MFKELQEVAKLIQQVEQCLPDCQDLVRTEVLTTITYQNESFPIHAFVIGSEDKTAPTLGLFAGVHGLERVGTHVLLGFLKSFFTQCQWDTSLRESLKNFRIVSIPIINPVGMKLLRRSNGNGVDLMRNSPVEADKGPWYKMYRGHRYGPKYPWYRGVAGQLEAENYAVSEFVKREMFPAKISMGLDFHSGFGLKDRLWFPYAKSSEPFMFRDIVDRAVDLYENTHPHHIYKIEQQSDSYTTHGDLWDYLFFESRKSHPENIFIPWTLEMGSWSWLKKNPIQLFSKQGFFNPVVEHRFQRTMRRHYILIEFITRLMQNTDAWVIKKEEA, encoded by the coding sequence ATGTTTAAAGAACTTCAGGAAGTCGCAAAGCTCATCCAACAGGTTGAGCAATGCCTTCCTGATTGTCAGGATTTGGTTAGGACAGAAGTTCTCACCACCATCACTTATCAAAACGAATCATTTCCCATCCACGCTTTTGTTATCGGATCAGAGGATAAAACAGCACCAACACTAGGGCTCTTTGCCGGTGTTCATGGACTAGAGCGCGTAGGCACGCATGTGCTTTTGGGATTTTTAAAAAGTTTTTTCACTCAATGCCAGTGGGATACTTCTTTAAGAGAGTCTCTTAAAAATTTCAGGATTGTTTCTATTCCCATTATTAATCCCGTCGGGATGAAACTGCTTCGCCGCTCAAACGGCAACGGTGTCGACTTAATGAGAAACTCTCCGGTCGAGGCCGATAAAGGGCCTTGGTATAAAATGTACCGCGGTCACCGTTATGGGCCTAAGTACCCATGGTACAGAGGAGTTGCCGGGCAACTTGAGGCCGAAAATTATGCGGTCTCTGAGTTTGTAAAAAGAGAAATGTTCCCAGCCAAGATTTCCATGGGGCTCGATTTTCACTCGGGGTTTGGACTAAAAGACCGTCTATGGTTTCCTTACGCCAAAAGCTCTGAGCCTTTTATGTTTAGGGATATCGTCGATCGCGCGGTGGACTTATATGAGAACACTCATCCTCATCACATCTATAAAATTGAGCAGCAATCCGATTCCTATACAACTCACGGAGATTTGTGGGATTACCTATTTTTTGAATCGAGAAAATCTCATCCGGAAAATATTTTTATTCCATGGACACTGGAAATGGGGTCGTGGAGCTGGCTTAAAAAAAATCCTATTCAGCTTTTTTCTAAACAAGGTTTTTTCAATCCGGTGGTTGAACACCGTTTTCAAAGAACTATGAGACGCCACTACATCCTGATTGAATTTATCACCAGACTAATGCAAAACACGGATGCCTGGGTGATTAAAAAAGAGGAGGCATAA
- a CDS encoding alpha/beta fold hydrolase, producing MRALFLRGLTREIAHWNGLPELFFEKTKIPVLSLDLPGAGMFHEMTSPRDLDSYVEFLRQKVGKGDPLILIGISMGGMIALRWSLLYPDEVCMVFTINSSAKNLSGPLKRFNLKEWRVLLEILLTKTVEKKEGLILNLTTNKLDAQKKAEIQKIFVRIQSERPVSVVSSLNQLYAASTFRITQRPKVPVTVIYSKGDRLVDSSCSEELIRLLGAKKAVHPDAGHDLPLDDPQWLLSELAKIP from the coding sequence ATGCGCGCTCTTTTTTTAAGAGGACTCACTCGCGAAATCGCCCACTGGAACGGCCTTCCAGAACTGTTTTTTGAAAAAACGAAAATCCCGGTTCTTTCTCTGGATCTTCCCGGGGCCGGAATGTTTCATGAAATGACTTCTCCTCGCGATTTAGATTCTTATGTGGAGTTTCTTCGTCAAAAAGTCGGCAAGGGAGACCCGCTCATTTTAATTGGGATTTCAATGGGGGGAATGATCGCTCTTCGCTGGTCTTTATTGTACCCTGATGAAGTCTGCATGGTTTTTACTATCAATTCATCGGCAAAAAATCTCTCGGGACCATTGAAGCGTTTTAATTTAAAAGAATGGAGAGTTCTTTTAGAGATTCTACTTACTAAAACAGTAGAAAAAAAAGAAGGCCTGATTCTTAATCTCACCACCAACAAATTAGACGCCCAGAAAAAAGCGGAGATCCAAAAGATCTTTGTTCGCATTCAAAGTGAGAGGCCGGTTTCTGTTGTCTCAAGCCTCAACCAACTTTATGCTGCCAGCACTTTTAGAATTACCCAACGCCCGAAGGTGCCCGTAACGGTGATTTATTCAAAAGGCGATCGCTTGGTGGATTCAAGTTGTTCGGAAGAGCTCATTAGGCTTTTGGGCGCCAAAAAAGCTGTGCATCCGGACGCCGGTCACGACCTTCCCCTGGACGACCCCCAATGGCTTTTATCGGAATTAGCGAAGATTCCATAA
- the htpX gene encoding protease HtpX, protein MKRWLIFAAVSLAISITISVIMSALGIGHYISQGGIQYGSLMAFCLLWGMGGSFIALLLSKQMAKWTMGVQIVTLDGPHRGIVEKVHRLSRRAGLTEMPEVGIYQSMEVNAFATGRSRNSSLVAVSTGLLSRMNDAEVEGVLAHEVAHIANGDMVTMTLVQGVVNAFVMFFSRIAAFAISQALRGNSDDERDSAPNPFVNMALVFVFDIIFGLLAMPIVAWFSRYREFRADKGGADLAGREKMIAALESLQRAYPQLAAEGNNGDGKADPNFRSMQISSKAGVMALFSTHPPLEVRIEALRRGSV, encoded by the coding sequence ATGAAACGTTGGCTCATCTTTGCGGCCGTATCTTTAGCGATCTCAATCACAATTAGCGTGATCATGTCTGCCCTGGGTATTGGTCATTACATCTCTCAAGGGGGAATTCAGTACGGCTCTCTTATGGCGTTCTGTCTTCTTTGGGGTATGGGTGGTTCTTTTATCGCTCTTTTACTTTCAAAACAAATGGCGAAGTGGACTATGGGTGTTCAAATCGTCACACTTGATGGTCCTCACAGAGGGATTGTTGAGAAAGTTCACCGCCTTTCTCGCCGTGCAGGTTTAACAGAAATGCCGGAAGTAGGTATTTATCAATCAATGGAAGTAAACGCCTTTGCTACTGGTAGATCGAGAAACTCATCTCTGGTGGCAGTTTCAACCGGACTTCTAAGCAGAATGAATGATGCTGAAGTTGAAGGTGTTCTTGCTCACGAGGTTGCCCACATTGCTAACGGCGACATGGTGACGATGACTCTGGTTCAAGGTGTAGTGAACGCCTTCGTTATGTTCTTCTCAAGAATTGCGGCCTTCGCTATTTCTCAGGCCCTAAGAGGAAATAGTGACGATGAACGCGACTCAGCTCCAAACCCATTCGTGAATATGGCGCTGGTTTTTGTTTTTGATATCATCTTCGGTCTTTTAGCAATGCCAATCGTGGCGTGGTTTTCTCGCTATAGAGAGTTCCGTGCCGATAAAGGTGGAGCTGATTTAGCTGGACGTGAAAAAATGATTGCTGCTCTTGAGTCTCTTCAAAGAGCGTACCCTCAGCTTGCAGCGGAAGGAAATAACGGCGACGGGAAAGCTGACCCGAACTTCAGGTCTATGCAGATTTCAAGCAAGGCCGGTGTGATGGCACTATTTTCAACTCACCCTCCATTAGAAGTGAGAATTGAAGCTTTAAGAAGAGGATCTGTTTAA